The Bacteroidota bacterium region TACAACCCACATCCCAGCGCCCGCCCGCCATTTTTTCTGGCCAACGCCTATAATTTTTATCAAAATTATTTTGGTGAGAACAACTGTTGATAATTGTCGATAACAATAAAATTCACGCATTCTGCAACTAATAGTCTCATTATTAGCCTCGTTCTAACTTTATTGCTGCCGTGGCATCAGAGAATTTTGGGAACAATACTTTTCGAAAATGCTGGCGATGGGCATAGCTAAGCAAGTAACAAGCCCTCCAACAATTATGGAAAAACCACATTTAGATTGCTGAATTTCAAGGTGATAATTAGTAAATTCAAAGAAAAAGGGCGACTTTACTTGCGGGGAGGATTGAGAAATTAGTATTGTCCCAAAATTCTCTGTAGCCTTGATTTTTATTTCTTTTTATCAAGAAAAAGAAAACAAAATTAATCTAAAGTGTTAATATTTAGTACGCAATAACATGTAAAAACGCAAATCGGACATTTAGCCTTTTACAAATTCAATTTACCTTTAGATGGGAAAAATGGTTATTTTCATGAAACTTTAGAAGGAGTTTGTTTCCTAAGGTTTTCGAAGAACAGCCTATGATAATGCAATTTAGTATTTTAGCTTACAGATAGCTATCAACAAAACATTTCATTTCAGCACCTCAAAAAAAGATTTAGCCTTCATTTGTTCTATATATTGCTATTTTTCTTTAGGGTACTTCTAAAAATGCAAACTCCTGCGTTGTTTCAAAATTTTAAGATACTCATTTACAAAAATAAACTCTGCTATTAAATTTTTTTACGCCTTGAATTTTACTATTTTAAGAACTCCCCTTTAATAGGATTCTTTTGTAACCATCTATTATATAGCCACATTGTAAATGCGGAGATAAAGCCAATTCCCATTAGAATAATCCATCCCATTGAATTCCAAAATGGATTTAGTTCTAATAAACCAGATTGAAGTTGAATTGCATTTTTACACATAATATCATGAAAGATGAATGCTCCGGCGGGTCCTCCAATTAGGGCACCGATTGCCAAAGGAAGATTTGCATATCCGAGAAATAATCCTTCCTGCCCTTTTGGTGCAAGAGCTCCGATATATTCATATGTTCTTGCTGATGTGAATAATTCTCCAAAGGCAATCAAACCAACAGTAAGTGTGATAAAAAGTGTTCCGAGAGGAATAAAATCTCCAAGAGTCAATGCTCTCACGCCACTACCCATAAATATTGGAATTAGGTTAATCATCATGGAAATGCCTATGATGATAATACCTACAATAATTGAATTGATAGGTTTCATCTTTCCGAACTTCTTAGTTATTAAAAGTTGAAAAAATACAATAACAAAAGGATTTGCCATTGTTACAAGATCGACTGCAGGATCTAACTCTACAACTTTTTGCAAGTATAGTGGCAATACATTATAGACCTGTGCATAGATAAAGAAAAATCCACTCGATACTATTAAAAATAAAGCAAACCTAAGATTCTTAAGAACCAAAATCATATCTGTGAGTATCCTGAGAATTGATTTTTTTGGTTTTGCTTCTGTCTGGTTTTGGCCAGATTCTTTTTCAGGATCGGTATAAAAAAGTAAAACTGCAAAAAATGCAAGAATTGAGAAAAAGACAGATACAGCAAAAATATAGCTCAGGTCAAATTCTTTTCTAACAACATAACTAACTCCTCTTCCAATAAGAGAACCAATATTTATTATCATATAAAAAATCCCAAAACCTAATGTTATTTTTGCACCGGCAGTTTTCTGAACCGTTCCTGCTATGCAAGGTTTTATTATGGAACCTCCAATACCGATGAACACTATGGCAAGAATTATTGGTAGAAGAATTCCTACACCTGCCGACATTTCGCTTCCAATTGTTTGATTAAGTGTATGATTTCCAAACCATACTGGATAACCCATTGTGAAATACCCTATTGCCAGAAATACAAAAGCGATTAGCATTGATTTTTTAAAGCCAATTTGATCGGCTATGGTTCCTGAAAGAATGGGAAGGAAAAATACCAGTGCCCATAATATTCCATTCAAATTACTTGGCCAGTAGTCTCCCAAGCCCAGTTGTCCGAGATACAGAACAACAAAGCTTGCCATTGCATAATAGGCTCCTCGTTCAAATAATTCTGTTAAATTGGCAGTCCAGAAGCTTCGTGGAAAACCATCATTTTTGTTTTCTTTAGTATTTTTCATTTTATAGTTTTAATTGATTATTTGGTTTTTGATTTACAATTGTGTAAGGTGTTTTCTTATGGATTGTTCAGAATTTCTTTGTCGTCACTTTATTTTGCATAATAAGTAGTTAAGTACTATACTTGTAAGCATAGTAGTGTGAGAGATGTACATATGGTTCAGTTGAATATTTGATTCTATGTTGGCTTTTTCTTCAAAAATAGTCTGTTATACCTATGAATATCTGTTAGCTAGCATTTCTGCAATTACTTTCGTTTCTATGAAATTCCTACCAGTAGTTTGTACAGAAAGAGCATATTGTCTTTCTGAATTAATAAGTACTATTTCAATAATGCCTGAATTCTCAATTTTCCGAATGAATCTTTTACCTCCATAATTTGTTGACCTCATAGCAACTACATATGGATTTTCTCTGATTCTTCTGCATAATTTATCCAATTCCTTTTTTCCATGATGATCTGCCAGATGAATATCCTTATCATTTGGTAAAATATCAGATTCTATTAGATTAACATCTCCTAGATTTTCAATAAATTCCAGCAATTCTAAATCTTCAAAAGATTTTTTACAAAAAATATTGAATATCTGATATGTTTCGGATACTGTTTCCTTTTCGATTAAAAGTGGCAGTTTGCTTCTCTGCCATAATGGAGATGAAGA contains the following coding sequences:
- a CDS encoding MFS transporter is translated as MKNTKENKNDGFPRSFWTANLTELFERGAYYAMASFVVLYLGQLGLGDYWPSNLNGILWALVFFLPILSGTIADQIGFKKSMLIAFVFLAIGYFTMGYPVWFGNHTLNQTIGSEMSAGVGILLPIILAIVFIGIGGSIIKPCIAGTVQKTAGAKITLGFGIFYMIINIGSLIGRGVSYVVRKEFDLSYIFAVSVFFSILAFFAVLLFYTDPEKESGQNQTEAKPKKSILRILTDMILVLKNLRFALFLIVSSGFFFIYAQVYNVLPLYLQKVVELDPAVDLVTMANPFVIVFFQLLITKKFGKMKPINSIIVGIIIIGISMMINLIPIFMGSGVRALTLGDFIPLGTLFITLTVGLIAFGELFTSARTYEYIGALAPKGQEGLFLGYANLPLAIGALIGGPAGAFIFHDIMCKNAIQLQSGLLELNPFWNSMGWIILMGIGFISAFTMWLYNRWLQKNPIKGEFLK